In Monomorium pharaonis isolate MP-MQ-018 chromosome 3, ASM1337386v2, whole genome shotgun sequence, a genomic segment contains:
- the LOC105832098 gene encoding nicotinamidase isoform X1, with the protein MAQPANNDDPLSSKSKITVLSKFDVDVKGTFDYKKFRTLCVRLFGADEVDQHEWRAREVFELFDANADGALNDQELYRCCDWIHATINPINVLLVVDVQNDFIDGTLALRKCGYGQEGSEVVEPINRILKDGHWDKVIYTQDWHPENHISFFENLALRELHPKSKITKEIAKPFDTVVFLQSYLTQVLWPRHCVMNTWGAQLHKDLLILPSSERVYKGQDPDKEAYSGFEKNTNGPSELEKILKAIGATHLYICGIAYDVCVKETCLNGLQLGYRVAVINDCCRGVKPDDVTTAKNLIIENGGLVADSDRILSLVNESKYSLTMAHHAAKFIS; encoded by the exons ATGGCGCAGCCGGCGAATAACGATGATCCTTTGTCGTCTAAGTCTAAGATAACGGTACTGTCGAAATTCGACGTTGACGTTAAGGGGACGTTCGACTATAAGAAATTCCGAACGCTTTGCGTTCGACTGTTCGGCGCGGACGAGGTTGACCAGCACGAGTGGAGGGCACGAGAAGTCTTCGAGTTGTTCGACGCAAACGCGGACGGCGCGCTGAATGATCAGGAATTATATAG ATGCTGCGATTGGATACATGCGACTATAAATCCCATCAATGTTTTGCTAGTCGTTGATGtacaaaatgattttattgatgGCACGTTGGCACTTAGAAAATGCGGCTACGGGCAGGAGGGATCGGAAGTTGTGGAACCGATAAATCGCATTTTGAAGGATGGCCACTGGGATAAAGTGATATATACTCAGGATTGGCATCCCGAGAATCACATCagcttttttgaaaatttggcATTACGCGAGCTTCATCCAAAATCCaag ATTACTAAAGAAATAGCGAAGCCCTTCGACACCGTCGTTTTCTTGCAATCTTATTTAACGCAAGTACTTTGGCCAAGGCATTGCGTTATGAACACCTGGGGTGCCCAGTTGCATAAAGATTTGCTGATATTGCCTTCTTCCGAACGg GTATATAAGGGTCAGGATCCAGACAAAGAGGCTTATTCaggttttgagaaaaatacgAATGGTCCCTCAGAGctcgaaaaaattttgaaggcCATTGGCGCCACACACTTATACATTTGCGGTATCGCCTATGACGTATGCGTGAAGGAAACGTGTTTAAATGGATTACAGTTGGGTTATCGGGTGGCCGTGATTAATGATTGCTGTCGTGGTGTAAAACCAGATGATGTAACAAccgcaaaaaatttaattattgaaaatggtGGTCTCGTGGCGGATTCCGATCGCATTCTGTCCTTAGTGAACGAAAGCAAGTATAGCCTGACAATGGCACATCACGCCGCGAAATTTATAAGCTGA
- the LOC105832098 gene encoding nicotinamidase isoform X2, producing MAQPANNDDPLSSKSKITVLSKFDVDVKGTFDYKKFRTLCVRLFGADEVDQHEWRAREVFELFDANADGALNDQELYRCCDWIHATINPINVLLVVDVQNDFIDGTLALRKCGYGQEGSEVVEPINRILKDGHWDKVIYTQDWHPENHISFFENLALRELHPKSKVYKGQDPDKEAYSGFEKNTNGPSELEKILKAIGATHLYICGIAYDVCVKETCLNGLQLGYRVAVINDCCRGVKPDDVTTAKNLIIENGGLVADSDRILSLVNESKYSLTMAHHAAKFIS from the exons ATGGCGCAGCCGGCGAATAACGATGATCCTTTGTCGTCTAAGTCTAAGATAACGGTACTGTCGAAATTCGACGTTGACGTTAAGGGGACGTTCGACTATAAGAAATTCCGAACGCTTTGCGTTCGACTGTTCGGCGCGGACGAGGTTGACCAGCACGAGTGGAGGGCACGAGAAGTCTTCGAGTTGTTCGACGCAAACGCGGACGGCGCGCTGAATGATCAGGAATTATATAG ATGCTGCGATTGGATACATGCGACTATAAATCCCATCAATGTTTTGCTAGTCGTTGATGtacaaaatgattttattgatgGCACGTTGGCACTTAGAAAATGCGGCTACGGGCAGGAGGGATCGGAAGTTGTGGAACCGATAAATCGCATTTTGAAGGATGGCCACTGGGATAAAGTGATATATACTCAGGATTGGCATCCCGAGAATCACATCagcttttttgaaaatttggcATTACGCGAGCTTCATCCAAAATCCaag GTATATAAGGGTCAGGATCCAGACAAAGAGGCTTATTCaggttttgagaaaaatacgAATGGTCCCTCAGAGctcgaaaaaattttgaaggcCATTGGCGCCACACACTTATACATTTGCGGTATCGCCTATGACGTATGCGTGAAGGAAACGTGTTTAAATGGATTACAGTTGGGTTATCGGGTGGCCGTGATTAATGATTGCTGTCGTGGTGTAAAACCAGATGATGTAACAAccgcaaaaaatttaattattgaaaatggtGGTCTCGTGGCGGATTCCGATCGCATTCTGTCCTTAGTGAACGAAAGCAAGTATAGCCTGACAATGGCACATCACGCCGCGAAATTTATAAGCTGA